The genomic interval GTTGGTGGTCGGTTCTGTTCACACCCGGCATGGAGGAAGAGAGAGAGCCACAGTCGGTAGAACTGATCCGGAATGTCTGGATTCAGGAAGGGCAGCAAGCCGCAGACATCATCCAGACAGTGGACCTGCGTCGGAACAGAGTGGTCGGAAACGCACTATAACACAAACAGTCACACAGAGACACAGTCCTAACGCAAACACACACTACCTGTGAGCAGAGCGTGGCCTCCTCATGGAAGTAACCGTGCATGAAAGTGCAGTACTCTCTGGTAGTGATCTCACATCTACAGCAGGGACAGACAAAACAGTAAGTGTGTTAACGTTACACAAAAGTCACAATTCAGTACATTCTCAGTTCCCTCCAaccaagataaacaaataaaaagtggccactaaaataaagaataaatggGTAGAGTCaatgactggatggatgaatTATACAAAATATAACCACCTGAAAACAGTCAGTGACTTTCTATGACTTAAAAATTGAGAATAAAAAAGGTTCAAATCATGTTGGAGTCATTTTGATATTTAGACAATCCAGTGTGCGCTATGTACTTAAATGCACCATCAAAGTAAAGCTCTAGGTAAATCCCCTGtgtgttgtgcagcattttggacTGGTTGAATCCTGCAGGCAGATGGATTTGAACTTTAGCTGATTTTTCTCCACCATCACTGATGTTTACATTCAGTGTGAATATGTTTCAGGTGAGTAATTCAGTTCAGTGCATAGTGAGCTACACATCTATTACAATATGTATGCTGATATAAAATTATGGTTCGGTCCAATTTATCTCTTCACTGTAGCGGCATGAGAAACCTTAACATTCCCAAATAGAGTTTAGTGATAGCTGGGAGTCCTCTCTGTTTTGTCTTGGTGTCACTTTCTAAAGATGCACTACAGAACGTTGCATTGCACACTTGGTTCCACGCATAgacattctgcatgtgttcatTAATAAAACAGCGCTGTATTTGTTTGTTACACATGTGTACCGAACCTACCTAGAGCTGTGCTGGATACTATCAGTACGAGTACAGGTACCAATACATCACAACAAAATGGGATTCAACTTTGACTCCACATGAGCTGGCATAATGGTGTGACCGTTGAACATGTACATGATTAAAAACCAAAGGTATTTCTGCAAATCATTCCCACCTGCCCTTGGTGCCTATGCAGCAGGGTCGCCCTTTAATAGTACAGTCCATGTGTCTGTAGCCTGTGCTGTTCCACTTCCTGGGATCTGTGCAGACCTGCCAAAGGACATGGttagaaataacagcaaatgttTGAAGTTTCCTCTGAAACACTCAAGAAAAAACACTTAGCTTTTAATTAAATAGGAAATAACAATATATAGCGTTAATTTTCTAAACCAGTACTGTGTCTGCTTACCGGCCACTGGGTGATGTCGTCTGGCCATGTATGAAACGTTGCTGAGGCGGGCTCCTCACACACTCTGTTCACAGCATATAACAGCAACATAAGTAGGTGATGAGATTTTCAGTCAGCATCCTATTTTAGCTAAATTTACTGTGCTGTCAGTATTTAGTGTCTCTGTGTGCAATGTGTATTGGTCAtactaaaaacatttactgTCCTCACCTGGGATCCTGATGACAGACGGAGCCAGAAGATCTGATGATGCCCACAGATTCATTGCTCCATTTCTTAAAAGTGGCCAGCGTCTCCTGCATAAAAGTATTTCAACATTATGCTGTTAATAAGCTTTCAACACTTCACAGTGAACAACTCTATCAAAACGTCTGCACACTGTGTAAAGAGCCCTGCAACTCAATGATACTCATTAAACCTTCTCACATTTAGGAACAACCACTACCTTCaacgtattttattggaatcttACATGatggaccaaaacaaagtggtgATTGAGTGTACTtaattgtacaaataaaaatctggaccCAGAgctttttactctgatactttaaaataatgtgcttggttgtttgtgtgttgccctgcgatggactggcgacctgtccagggtgtaccccgcctctcgcccatagactgctggagataggcaccagctcccccgtgacccactatggaataagcggtagaaaatgactgactgactgactttaaaataaaatccagtgcaaccaactgctttCAGAAGTGACCTATAGagtcaaaatgtgtttaatttaattagcGAATGCTAATAAAatagaggtttgttggagaacattcaaaaacaaacagcaacatgaagGCCAACAAACACGGCAGACTGGTCAGGGAGATCATTTTAAGGCAGGGTTAGATTAGAAGACAATGAGCCATGTTTCATACATCTCACCgagctctgttcagtccattATCTTAAAATGGAAACATCTCAACTGTAAACATACGAAGTGACAAGGTGGCCAAAGAGAGCATTGATCAGAAAATCAGTCAAGAGGCTGATTGTCAGATGAGAGCAAAATTGAAATAGTTGAGCTGCACGCAAAATGCTCCATGTGGCTGAAAAATAACAGTGTACTTCATCCTGAACACCACCCTGATAGTGACGCATGGTGGTCATTCTGTGGAGACctttctaaaaaacaaaaacaaaaaaaaagcaaaacactaaatacagggaaattttggaaaataacccgttagaggctgcaaaggacTCTGGgtttcaccttctagcaggacagccaaatcccacagagaatctgtggcaagacttaaacgTTTccattcacagatgctctccatccaatcgaATGAAGCTAGAGCTACTTTCCAAAGAAGACTGCATCAAAACTTCAGCCTTTAGGTTTACATAATTGGTAGaggcataccccaaaagacatAGAGCTGTAAATGTAGTGAAAGTTGGTTCATTACATTGCAGTCATATCAgttctgcactactttgtgttggtctatcacatacacTTCCTGTAAAATACACTTAAGTTTGTTGCTTTACCAGGACAAAAGCTGTGAATACATTTGTAATGTACTCTTTATGTTATACAGAGTGCCTTACAGCTGCTTTAAAGTCATTTATCaactataaaaatatttatttatgttagatGCACCACATAATCTACCACACTTAGCAAAAGTCAAAGAGGGATCAATGTTTCTCTTTAAATGGAAAGCAAACCTATCAGAAAAGAACCTCGAAACACTGCAGGTTAGTTTTAGATCCCAAATGCTGCAGGATACAGTTTGTTAGAAACTGTGTGGATCTTTGGGGAAAATCTGGAACAAATTACCGAGCAGTCGGCTCTGAGGGTCTGCACACATCCAGAGTTGTCATTCTGAATGCAGCAGCCTGATTCTCTTTCCAGgtttttgtctttctggatcAGATGGACTATCTGGGCGTCCTGTCGGATGCAGGGTGAGAACTTGGCGCCGAGGTGGATTAGATcctcctggaggaaaacattaaGATCAGCAAACGAAGCAACTCAAAGTGTTGtactaagaaataaaaacatctccaTTTACAGTACCCTTGAAAAAATTGTAATCATTTATGTGTACAAATATCACTGCTTCATgtcttttggtttgtttttaacattacATTAGACTAAATACAGAACACAGGTCAAGTGGCATCCTGGGTGTAGAGAAAACCATGCAATGAAACGCAGCAGACTCACAGAGCTAGGGCCGATCCAGAAGTTCTCCTGTTGGATAAACTTCACACTTTCATAAATGCCTTTGTTCCTCAGCACCTACAGAGGGCGACAGAGTTCTATAATTAACGAATGGCGGAGATGATGGtaaaacatgagaaaaagagaaagacgCTACGAAGACAAAGTGTAATTCACAAATTAGGGACAAATCTGAACAATGTTTTAAAGTACAATAAATCTTTTTGAGGAAAGTTTACAAATTCACTCACCAGTTCAGTTTTGGAGTGCTGTGAAAACCCCACAGGGGCAAAACCATATGTGCAGCAGGCCAGCAGTGTAATAAGTACGTGGACAAATGTTATCCAGTAGGTAAAGTAGGGCCTAAAGGTACACGACAGAAAATCTCAACTCACTTTCACGCAACAGAAAGAGATGAAAACGGGATAAACTGTAGTTCCAGTCAGGTTAAACGTCACATTCCAGGGGAAAAGTGCATTTAATGACATGATTGCAAAAAACATACTGGATAAAGAACTAATGTTATTCAAGGTTCTTtctccaaaatataaaaatggagataaatttatttaaagatatgcaaaaaaacaaaacaactaaaaaactAAATGGAAAACCACCTACTGCCTACTGTTAGGTatagtggaggatctgtgatgctgtgggcccaAATCGCTTCCAGAAGAACCTTGCTGTGCTAAGCTGACATTCTAAAATAAAAGGCCATTTTCAGTAAGAATCTGTTGGACTCTTccagtaaactgaaaatgggtcgtCATTGGGCCATTCAGGAAACAAATAGTTTCTGTTCCTCAGCTTAGATATTCCTACATTTCTAGTATGCAATTTTGCTGCTGCcgtaaaagatacattttttccAAGGCCATTTACCCTCCTTTACCAGCAGTGCCAACAAGACTGTCCATGTCAGTGCTAGTTAATTGAATCTAGTGGAAATGCAATCTCTGGACCTGTGGCTGTGGAAGTCGTCCAGCTGCTTCTGGATGTTGCTGCTAAGGCTGCGTCGGTAGTGTCGATTCAACCACGTCCCCACCACACCCATACCGTAGTGACGCTTCTTTTTGTCAAACGCAAAATGTTTTACTTGGGAGGCGATGCGTCGACCACGATGAGGATGGCCCTTTTCTGCGACTACGATGGGGGTCTTTGGGGTCCGAGACACGTCCTTACTGCAGCCGGACAGAGACAATGTAAGGGTTGAAAAATGGAACAGCAGATTGCAGGTTCTGGTTATGTTATAATCAATAAACACACATCATTGACTTTTAAAGGCACTGCATGCTTTTTACTCCTTAGGCTGCAATCTAGTTTGTACATCTCTATTTTATTTGGCTGACAGGAACAAATGAATATTCTGATACAAGCACTGAAAACTACTAGCATAGTGAAGTGAACACCTGTCTGAACTGATCAGGCTGGGGAACTTGGGTTCCGGCTGCTCGCTAAAAGCAACAGAGGCCGACATGGGAGGTGATTCAAACACATCATCAGCCATGGAGTACATCTCCTCGTGGGCATCAACCTGCACATCCAAGGTCATAGGATGGGAAAGGAGAAAAATCAGAAGCTACAGTGATGAAGGCGACTACGTTGGAGTCAGAATGTGGAACTGGTTATAGAAACTGACGTGAGATAACAAACAGGTTAGTGGGGATGGTGGCAGCTgaccttgctgaagaaaagtgatGCAGATGTGTCTGCTGAATCCACAGTGTCCTCTTCCATCCAGCTGGCCTGGAGGAAGCTCCTCCTGGGGACGCCACGGCCAGCGTGTGAGCCTGCCAACCCACTACGACCCTAAATAAAAAGCATATCACTAAATAAGTGTTGATTTGGTTTATTATGATATAGATAACACACCTAGAGTTCTATGTCAAAGGGAAACATCCAGAGTTCTCAGCCTTTGATTGGCCTATTGAGCTCATGGGAGATATTTGCACAGTTGTTAGAgagagaaagcaaaaaaaaaaaaaaaagaaaatagacagTAAGAACAAAAGTGACAAAGGTGAACGATTGTGCAGTTTCTGTGGTGCCTAGCTCACCCTCAGCAGGTTGGATGCAGCTCTGATGCTCATGCGGGCGACAGACTCCCTCTTCCGTCTGGGGAAGCGGCAGTACCCCGAGCGCTGGCTGGTgaaggagctcagtgaggtgACCCCTGGTGTGAAGGGACCCCCATGAGTTGTATGAGGTGTTCTGGGTAAACCACTGTCCATCTCGTCTGGGTAACGGAAAGCTCTGCCTCGTGCCAGGGGGTCCACAATCTAATTTCAACATGGAGATTGGTTTGAACCCAAAAGAGGTTTTTCTGCCTCATAACACTGGTTTCAGTATATGCAGTGTTCATAAAGTATATATAGTATTATTCTTTGGAGAAGAGTCCCAGCTGTAAAAACATGTCCCAGTTGAGTCTTGCTGACACTGAGGTATGTACTCAGCTTCAGATatcaaaataaatctaaatgggCTTATTAAAGTGCAGTTGGAGTCACACAGTAGCCTACCCTAGGCAGCTTGGTGGTGGCTGGCGAGTCTGGATTCTGGTCCATGGTGGATGCCGTCTCTGGTTCCCTATACTGGGCCTTTAGCTTGCCGTAGCGCTGGCTGCAGTGGCGCAGACTCTTCCTGTGCCATACCTGCTGCTTTGTCTCACAGTCTTCACCAACACCAAACCACTCAGCAGCATTTCTGCAGATCAGAAGAGAGGACAGTGACCACAGCTGCACTAAACACAGAAACTCAATGAACAGGTATTTGTTTATCTCAGGAATGCACCTGCTACTGTGCACGGgaagtcagctggctgaaaggagGCAACTGCACTGTCTGTGGCCTACAAAGAATCctaatttggctgtttggaaaattttcagttttcagggGATCAGTTATGGAATGCAAACTAAAGGGGTGCCATCCATCCCTCCTATTAAGCTAACAATATTCATACCAACTAATTAGCCAGATAATATCAGCTTGTGACTCTACAGCTGGAGTTTTCATTGGttgtttgaaacaaaataaaatagtgCTGCTGCTCAGATGGCTGGCTTACAAGACAGACAAGTTTAGGGGTTTATTTTATGTTGTGCTTTaatattcagtcattttcaataaattagaatacgtGTTCTGATGAGGttcatttttcagattaaaaggaCCTCCTGAATGTACATTTAATTCccttaagcaggtattaaatattttgtattgctctgatgtaatattctaatattaaatgtcatgttttattagCTCTAagaggaaaatcatcataattatcaGAAATAAAAGGACTGAAAACAGTCTGAATGAAATCTgtataatgtgttttaattaGTGATAAAGtcattgaatatgactgtagaaAACATAACTGCTGGAAAAAATGACCAGCAGTAGGAAGGACTGCTGCCTTTCTCTCAAATAATTAAGTCaagttatatatttttgttttcaatatttGTATAAATACCCTGAAACTGGTATATTTTTATAACGTAGTTAACTCTTACCAGCCCATGTCTTCTGATACTGTATATCTATTAATATTGCAAAAACTTCCAGTAGGTAATTTTCAAACTCTAAGGGCTGCATTTAGTTTTTGCTTGATTTAGTAAAAATAGTTCTCTAACTGGTCACATGCATTTCAACATTTACTAACGACAGCAACAGC from Girardinichthys multiradiatus isolate DD_20200921_A chromosome 5, DD_fGirMul_XY1, whole genome shotgun sequence carries:
- the LOC124868480 gene encoding inactive rhomboid protein 2-like, with the protein product MESQVGEEPPPNGGQRDSRLKSKKPPSLTIAIPPPDNTMSSDPARQPLRPSLKKSVSGQGPGSTSDSTAGVEDGDFSARDRRLKFGRQTSLSQSIRKNAAEWFGVGEDCETKQQVWHRKSLRHCSQRYGKLKAQYREPETASTMDQNPDSPATTKLPRIVDPLARGRAFRYPDEMDSGLPRTPHTTHGGPFTPGVTSLSSFTSQRSGYCRFPRRKRESVARMSIRAASNLLRGRSGLAGSHAGRGVPRRSFLQASWMEEDTVDSADTSASLFFSKVDAHEEMYSMADDVFESPPMSASVAFSEQPEPKFPSLISSDSKDVSRTPKTPIVVAEKGHPHRGRRIASQVKHFAFDKKKRHYGMGVVGTWLNRHYRRSLSSNIQKQLDDFHSHRPYFTYWITFVHVLITLLACCTYGFAPVGFSQHSKTELVLRNKGIYESVKFIQQENFWIGPSSEDLIHLGAKFSPCIRQDAQIVHLIQKDKNLERESGCCIQNDNSGCVQTLRADCSETLATFKKWSNESVGIIRSSGSVCHQDPRVCEEPASATFHTWPDDITQWPVCTDPRKWNSTGYRHMDCTIKGRPCCIGTKGRCEITTREYCTFMHGYFHEEATLCSQVHCLDDVCGLLPFLNPDIPDQFYRLWLSLFLHAGLFHCVVSVVFQMTILRDLEKLAGWARISIIYIFSGITGNLASALFLPYRAEVGPAGSQFGLLACLFVELFQGWQMLEKPWKAFLKLLGIVLFLFLCGLLPWIDNIAHIFGFIAGMLLSFAFLPYVTFGTFDKYRKRILIAFSLLAYVGLFSSLMVWFYIYPINLHWLEHLTCLPFTSKFCEKYDIDHNINDVVR